The following are from one region of the Funiculus sociatus GB2-C1 genome:
- the ftsH3 gene encoding ATP-dependent zinc metalloprotease FtsH3 — translation MNKRWRNAGLYALLAIVVIALGTTFLEKQPQSRETWKYSKLIEEVQEGRIERVGLSADRTKALVTAQSGDKVVVNLPNDPDLINILTSKNVDIAVLPQSDESFWFRILSSLFFPILLLVGLFFLLRRAQSGPGSQAMNFGKSKARVQMEPQTQVTFGDVAGIDQAKLELNEVVDFLKNADRFTAIGAKIPKGVLLVGPPGTGKTLLARAVAGEAGVPFFSISGSEFVEMFVGVGASRVRDLFEQAKANAPCIVFIDEIDAVGRQRGAGLGGGNDEREQTLNQLLTEMDGFEGNTGIIIIAATNRPDVLDAALLRPGRFDRQVVVDRPDYAGRLEILNVHARGKTLAKDVDLEKIARRTPGFTGADLSNLLNEAAILAARRSLTEISMDEINDAIDRVLAGPEKKDRVMSEKRKTLVAYHEAGHALVGALMPDYDPVQKISIIPRGRAGGLTWFTPSEDRMDSGLYSRSYLQNQMAVALGGRIAEEIIFGEEEVTTGASNDLQQVARVARQMVMRFGMSDRLGQVALGRQQGNMFLGRDIAAERDFSEQTAATIDNEVRSLVDQAYRRAKDVLLNNRHILDQLAQMLIEKETVDADELQEVLANNDVKMAAIA, via the coding sequence GTGAATAAGCGGTGGAGAAACGCAGGGCTGTATGCACTGCTAGCGATAGTTGTCATCGCCTTAGGAACAACATTTTTAGAAAAACAACCCCAGAGTCGGGAGACCTGGAAATACAGCAAACTGATTGAGGAAGTTCAAGAAGGCAGGATCGAGAGAGTTGGCTTAAGTGCTGACCGCACCAAAGCGCTTGTCACAGCTCAAAGCGGCGACAAGGTTGTAGTCAACCTGCCCAACGATCCAGACCTGATCAACATTCTGACCAGTAAAAATGTTGACATTGCAGTTTTGCCCCAAAGTGATGAAAGCTTCTGGTTCCGCATCTTAAGCAGTTTGTTTTTCCCAATTCTGCTTCTGGTGGGATTGTTCTTCTTGCTGCGCCGCGCCCAAAGTGGCCCAGGCTCTCAAGCCATGAACTTTGGCAAATCCAAAGCCAGAGTGCAAATGGAACCACAAACCCAAGTAACCTTTGGGGATGTTGCCGGAATTGACCAAGCCAAGCTGGAACTGAACGAAGTTGTAGACTTCCTCAAGAACGCCGACCGCTTCACCGCCATTGGTGCCAAAATTCCCAAAGGCGTGCTGCTAGTTGGCCCTCCGGGAACTGGTAAAACCTTGCTGGCTCGTGCTGTAGCTGGGGAAGCTGGCGTACCTTTCTTCTCCATCTCTGGTTCTGAGTTTGTGGAAATGTTCGTCGGTGTCGGTGCATCTCGCGTGCGCGACTTGTTTGAACAAGCCAAAGCAAATGCTCCTTGTATCGTATTCATCGATGAAATTGATGCCGTTGGTCGTCAACGGGGTGCAGGTTTAGGCGGCGGTAACGATGAGCGGGAACAAACCCTCAACCAGTTGCTGACCGAGATGGACGGTTTCGAGGGCAATACTGGGATTATTATCATTGCTGCTACGAACCGCCCAGACGTGCTAGATGCAGCACTGCTGCGTCCGGGTCGCTTTGACCGTCAGGTGGTTGTAGATCGCCCTGATTACGCTGGTCGTTTGGAAATTCTCAACGTTCACGCTCGTGGTAAGACGCTGGCGAAGGATGTTGATCTGGAGAAGATTGCCCGTCGTACCCCAGGCTTCACAGGCGCTGACCTTTCCAACCTGCTGAACGAAGCAGCAATTTTGGCGGCTCGTCGCAGTCTGACGGAAATCTCGATGGATGAAATCAATGATGCCATCGACCGGGTGCTGGCTGGCCCTGAGAAGAAAGACCGGGTGATGAGCGAGAAGCGCAAAACTTTGGTTGCTTATCACGAAGCTGGTCACGCGCTAGTTGGTGCGTTGATGCCAGATTATGACCCAGTGCAGAAAATCAGCATTATCCCTCGCGGTCGTGCTGGTGGTTTGACTTGGTTTACACCGAGTGAAGACCGGATGGATTCTGGTCTGTACAGCCGCTCATATCTGCAAAATCAGATGGCGGTAGCTTTGGGCGGTCGAATTGCTGAAGAAATCATCTTCGGTGAGGAAGAGGTGACAACTGGTGCATCGAATGACTTGCAGCAGGTGGCTCGTGTGGCGCGTCAAATGGTGATGCGGTTTGGTATGAGCGATCGCTTGGGTCAAGTTGCTCTAGGTCGTCAGCAAGGCAATATGTTCTTGGGTCGCGACATCGCCGCCGAACGCGATTTCTCTGAGCAAACTGCTGCCACCATTGATAATGAAGTCCGCAGCTTGGTAGATCAAGCCTATCGCCGCGCTAAAGATGTGTTGCTGAATAACCGTCACATTCTAGATCAGTTAGCACAAATGCTGATTGAAAAAGAAACTGTAGATGCGGATGAACTGCAAGAAGTGCTGGCAAATAATGATGTGAAAATGGCAGCGATCGCGTAG
- a CDS encoding aminotransferase class IV — translation MYWYNGNLIQSGTLELAIDDPGLLYGATVFSTLRVYQSLDNPLTNWNGHCDRIRSSLLALGWQQPDWERSRYGAETLTKHFPILRITIFPDGREWITGRFLPTDLTQRQKCGIGALLIEPRLTPGGGVIERSLPQHKTGNYLAAWLAMNKAKKFDAQEAILVDEQGNWLETSTGNLWGWRDGKWWTPPIDGILPGIMRSQLINWLVSQNQPVGEVAFDAEWVKGLSAVAYSNSVVEVVPIHTVITTESQITYDPTHSSLEQLRRLHQSDRSHKS, via the coding sequence TTGTACTGGTACAACGGCAACCTGATTCAATCTGGAACTCTGGAATTAGCCATTGACGATCCGGGGTTGCTGTACGGTGCTACAGTTTTTTCCACGCTGCGGGTTTATCAGTCGTTGGATAACCCATTGACTAACTGGAATGGACACTGCGATCGCATTCGTTCGAGTTTGCTGGCGCTTGGTTGGCAACAACCAGACTGGGAGCGATCGCGCTACGGTGCAGAAACTTTAACAAAACACTTTCCCATCCTCAGAATCACCATCTTTCCGGATGGGCGCGAGTGGATTACTGGGCGATTCTTACCTACTGATTTGACACAACGACAAAAATGTGGTATAGGCGCTTTACTTATAGAACCCCGCCTAACCCCAGGTGGTGGGGTTATTGAGCGGTCATTGCCACAGCATAAAACTGGTAACTACCTAGCTGCGTGGCTGGCAATGAACAAAGCCAAGAAATTTGACGCACAAGAAGCGATATTAGTTGACGAGCAGGGAAATTGGCTGGAAACCAGCACGGGGAATCTTTGGGGATGGCGGGATGGGAAGTGGTGGACACCGCCAATCGATGGGATTTTGCCGGGAATCATGCGATCGCAACTGATTAATTGGCTGGTGAGTCAGAATCAACCAGTGGGGGAAGTCGCATTCGATGCCGAGTGGGTAAAGGGATTGTCTGCTGTGGCTTATAGCAATAGCGTCGTGGAAGTCGTTCCCATCCATACCGTTATCACCACAGAAAGCCAGATTACCTACGATCCAACTCACAGCAGCCTAGAGCAATTGCGTCGCCTCCACCAAAGCGATCGCAGCCACAAGTCCTGA
- a CDS encoding homoserine kinase: MCSAFIPVIHSIPSGEALIENVLCNYQIEKPLSCRLYKRGLNDTYLVATARDRYILRVYRRGWRTLEAINFEVELLAFLHNHKMPVAYPLQSNSGSFTQAIEAPEGRRYATLFSYAPGRAVNEKLNSEQSRRLGEVLANIHLATDDFKSRFNRPALNYEYLLERSLNIIAPLFKDRADDLDDLQKQTEKIKMQLEVLKLPLSAPVYGICMGDVHSGNAHFTETDEPTLFDFDQCGYGWRAFDIGKFMHVTYAWKMNSEVRKPFLDGYQTIRKLSEDELASIPIFTKVAHIWVMGINCEAVGDVLPYGWFTDDWLDSKLALLGQLSSDNFDIYT, translated from the coding sequence ATGTGTTCTGCTTTCATACCTGTGATTCATTCCATACCATCAGGCGAAGCTTTAATTGAAAACGTATTATGTAACTATCAGATCGAAAAACCCCTATCGTGCCGATTGTATAAACGAGGTCTTAACGATACTTATCTGGTAGCAACAGCTCGAGACAGATATATTTTGCGAGTTTATCGCAGAGGGTGGAGAACTTTAGAAGCTATTAATTTTGAAGTTGAACTGCTGGCGTTTCTGCATAATCATAAAATGCCAGTCGCGTACCCCCTCCAAAGCAATTCAGGCAGTTTCACCCAAGCAATTGAAGCACCGGAGGGGAGGCGCTATGCTACTTTATTTTCCTACGCACCAGGTAGGGCGGTGAATGAGAAGCTCAATAGCGAACAAAGCCGACGGCTGGGAGAGGTGCTGGCAAATATTCATTTAGCGACGGACGACTTTAAAAGTCGTTTTAATCGTCCCGCTTTAAATTACGAGTACCTGCTAGAGCGATCGCTAAATATAATTGCACCTCTTTTTAAAGATAGAGCCGATGATCTCGATGATCTCCAAAAACAAACCGAGAAAATCAAAATGCAGCTAGAGGTGTTAAAGCTACCTCTTTCAGCACCCGTCTATGGAATTTGTATGGGTGATGTTCATTCGGGAAATGCTCACTTTACCGAAACCGATGAACCAACTTTGTTTGACTTTGATCAATGCGGCTATGGCTGGCGTGCCTTTGACATCGGCAAGTTTATGCACGTAACCTATGCTTGGAAGATGAACAGTGAAGTAAGAAAGCCTTTTTTAGACGGTTATCAAACTATCCGCAAACTTAGCGAAGATGAACTCGCCTCGATTCCTATATTTACCAAAGTTGCACACATTTGGGTTATGGGGATAAATTGCGAAGCAGTCGGAGATGTCTTGCCTTATGGCTGGTTTACTGACGATTGGCTTGATTCTAAGTTAGCGTTATTGGGTCAGCTTTCTAGTGATAATTTTGACATCTACACCTGA
- a CDS encoding hybrid sensor histidine kinase/response regulator — protein MTTAPISPNEVQRLEALRRYNILDTPPEESFDRITALAARLFDVPITLVSLVDEFRAWFKSSYGFDSREVSRESTICSFAVLCDDVLVVPDTRKDPRFACMPFALSEPGLRFYAGAPLIDKDGYNLGTLCLLDSKPRHELSAEQRASLTDLAAIVVDELELRLAARKIAQMDAALIEVTKGVSAATGEAFFYSLVQHLTKALGVDYAFLGELAGGKISTIALCADYEMVDNIEYSLLNTPCKQVIQQGKPCYYPRGIQAHFPDNHLLAQMEVDSYIAAPLLDSTGCVLGLLGVMARKPLENTQLAESLLTIFATRATAELERKRREEERAELLVREQVARGEAEAANRMKDDFLAVLSHELRSPLNPILGWSRMLRAQKLNAVTTARALEAIERNAKLLSELIEDLLDVSRLIRGKLSLQVCPVKLIPIIQAAIETVQLATGAKNIQLESVLDPSVGLVSGDPNRLQQIVWNLLSNAIKFTPEGGKVEIRLECSDSHTQIRVSDTGKGISADFLPYVFERFRQADSTSTRSHSGLGLGLAIVRHLAELHGGTVHVDSPGEGLGAIFTVQLPLIITTHGNGLLAPGHEVETEQEAPPTPDAIISAVLDGLQVLVVDDEPDSRDFLTIALEQYGARVRAVASATEAFEALQQLKPNVLVSDIGMPGEDGYTLIRKIRALEPERGGDILAVAVTAYARSEDSQRAISLGFHRHIAKPVEPAKLAAAIASLVRTSLVG, from the coding sequence TTGACCACTGCGCCTATCTCGCCCAACGAAGTACAACGCCTAGAGGCACTGCGGCGATACAATATCCTCGATACACCTCCTGAAGAGAGCTTCGACCGCATCACAGCTCTCGCGGCTCGTCTTTTTGACGTGCCAATTACCCTAGTTTCCTTAGTTGACGAATTTCGAGCCTGGTTTAAATCCTCCTATGGCTTTGACTCTCGCGAAGTCAGTCGGGAATCAACAATTTGTAGCTTCGCAGTTTTGTGTGACGATGTTTTAGTCGTTCCGGATACCAGAAAAGACCCACGCTTCGCTTGTATGCCCTTTGCGCTTAGCGAACCGGGCCTTCGCTTCTATGCAGGCGCGCCACTGATTGACAAGGATGGCTATAATCTTGGCACTTTATGTCTTCTTGACAGCAAGCCGCGCCATGAACTGAGTGCCGAGCAGCGAGCAAGCCTTACCGACCTAGCGGCTATAGTCGTTGATGAGTTAGAGTTGCGGCTGGCGGCTCGCAAAATTGCTCAGATGGATGCCGCCCTCATCGAGGTGACTAAGGGAGTTTCCGCAGCGACAGGCGAGGCGTTTTTCTACTCACTGGTGCAACACCTCACAAAGGCATTGGGTGTTGATTACGCTTTTCTGGGGGAACTGGCTGGGGGAAAAATTAGCACTATTGCTCTATGTGCGGACTATGAGATGGTAGACAACATTGAATATTCCTTGCTGAATACACCTTGCAAACAAGTCATTCAGCAGGGGAAGCCATGCTATTATCCCCGTGGCATTCAAGCGCACTTTCCTGATAATCATTTGCTGGCACAGATGGAAGTGGACAGCTATATCGCAGCTCCACTTCTAGATTCCACAGGCTGCGTGCTGGGATTGCTTGGGGTGATGGCTAGAAAACCGTTGGAAAATACCCAGCTTGCAGAATCGCTACTAACAATCTTTGCTACCCGTGCGACAGCAGAACTAGAGCGCAAGCGGAGGGAGGAAGAACGCGCCGAGCTGTTGGTTCGCGAACAAGTGGCTCGTGGGGAGGCTGAGGCAGCTAACCGCATGAAGGATGATTTCTTAGCTGTACTTTCTCATGAGTTGCGATCGCCACTCAACCCCATTCTTGGCTGGTCTCGGATGCTTCGCGCTCAGAAGTTAAACGCAGTGACTACGGCTCGCGCACTGGAAGCAATTGAGCGCAACGCCAAGTTACTCTCAGAGCTAATTGAGGATCTTCTCGATGTCTCGCGCCTGATTAGAGGCAAGTTGTCTTTGCAGGTTTGCCCAGTTAAGCTGATACCAATCATTCAGGCAGCTATTGAAACGGTGCAGCTAGCCACTGGCGCTAAGAACATTCAACTTGAGTCGGTACTAGATCCTTCAGTAGGCTTGGTGTCAGGCGATCCAAACCGCTTGCAGCAGATTGTCTGGAATCTGCTCTCCAATGCCATCAAGTTCACTCCTGAAGGGGGAAAGGTGGAAATAAGGCTGGAGTGCAGTGACTCCCACACCCAGATCCGCGTAAGTGACACGGGGAAAGGAATTAGCGCTGACTTTCTGCCCTATGTCTTTGAGCGCTTCCGCCAAGCTGATAGTACCAGCACGCGATCGCATAGCGGACTTGGTTTAGGTTTGGCAATTGTGCGTCACCTGGCAGAACTGCATGGCGGAACTGTCCATGTTGACAGCCCAGGCGAGGGGCTGGGGGCAATTTTTACAGTGCAGCTGCCCCTGATAATTACGACTCACGGGAACGGGCTGTTAGCGCCTGGGCATGAAGTGGAAACTGAGCAAGAAGCCCCACCCACTCCTGATGCAATCATCAGTGCTGTACTTGATGGTTTGCAAGTGCTGGTTGTCGATGACGAGCCTGATAGCCGAGATTTTCTCACCATAGCCCTTGAACAGTATGGCGCTAGGGTGAGGGCAGTTGCATCAGCAACCGAGGCATTTGAGGCACTCCAACAGCTGAAGCCAAATGTTTTGGTGAGTGATATTGGGATGCCCGGTGAGGATGGATACACGCTGATCCGCAAAATTAGAGCCTTGGAGCCAGAGCGAGGAGGAGATATTCTTGCTGTGGCTGTGACGGCGTATGCTAGGAGCGAAGACTCTCAGCGTGCTATTTCGCTAGGTTTCCACAGACACATAGCTAAGCCAGTGGAGCCAGCTAAGTTAGCTGCGGCGATCGCTAGTTTAGTTAGAACTTCTTTGGTTGGTTAA
- a CDS encoding bestrophin family protein, with amino-acid sequence MDREKEKWFQVALRLRGSVISAVLPRVILCGTFGFFVALLHKFGVSVSMPFLSALIPNIVLGLLLVFRTNTAYERFWEGRKAWGSIVNSVRNLSRQIWVSIDEKEPKDRENKISALRLLIAFAIATKLHLRAEPVNSELEPFMSQSRYFKLKTMNNPPLEVAFWIGDYLQDQYNHKHLNAHQLTALQSLINILVDNLGACERILRTPIPIAYAIHLKQLLLLYCLALPFQMVKDLTWWTGPIVALISFTLFGIEEIGIEIENPFGHDANDLPLDAICATMKRNIEDLISLAPSVRDWNKTGIEQME; translated from the coding sequence ATGGATCGGGAAAAAGAGAAATGGTTTCAAGTTGCTTTGCGACTTCGAGGTTCGGTAATTTCAGCAGTTTTACCTAGAGTAATATTGTGTGGAACATTTGGTTTTTTTGTTGCCCTACTTCACAAATTTGGAGTATCGGTATCAATGCCATTTCTGAGTGCATTAATCCCCAATATTGTCTTAGGCTTATTACTGGTCTTCCGAACAAATACAGCTTACGAGCGATTTTGGGAAGGTCGCAAAGCTTGGGGTAGCATAGTTAACTCTGTCCGTAACCTATCTCGTCAAATTTGGGTATCAATTGACGAAAAGGAACCAAAAGATAGAGAGAACAAAATTTCCGCCCTGCGATTATTGATTGCTTTTGCGATCGCTACTAAGTTGCATCTCAGAGCCGAGCCTGTAAACAGCGAGTTAGAGCCATTTATGTCACAATCTCGCTATTTTAAGCTAAAAACGATGAACAATCCACCGCTAGAGGTTGCCTTCTGGATTGGAGATTATCTACAGGATCAGTATAACCATAAACACCTCAATGCTCACCAGTTAACTGCTCTACAAAGTTTGATAAATATCTTAGTAGACAATTTAGGAGCCTGCGAACGCATTCTTAGAACACCTATCCCTATTGCTTATGCTATCCATTTGAAGCAATTGTTGTTGCTTTATTGTTTAGCATTGCCATTTCAAATGGTTAAAGATTTAACTTGGTGGACTGGGCCAATTGTGGCTTTGATTAGTTTCACTTTGTTTGGTATTGAAGAGATTGGCATTGAAATTGAAAATCCTTTTGGTCACGATGCTAACGACTTGCCCTTGGATGCGATTTGTGCAACCATGAAACGAAATATTGAAGATTTAATCTCGCTTGCTCCTAGTGTTCGCGATTGGAACAAAACAGGAATAGAGCAGATGGAATAG
- a CDS encoding FAD-dependent oxidoreductase has product MSKIAVIGAGPAGCSAGYHLAKSGHQVTLIDKESFPRDKICGDGVSLQSVQALSTMGIYPQDIKRKVSEFTPINGLVLGVSNGNYHMQTTELEGYCIPRFVFDNLLYERAINAGCVPSTQRISNIDRHHQELHNDFDFIIDARGVYAGDANAIAIRAYWIVKSEDFPQAYLSLAQIYFDKSLGVNGYGWIFPVDIKAGLVKLNVGVGIWIDEYKKMNKNIIRIFDEFVQRNEQMKELLSKIVSKQKPKAYPLATALKGNRVSDGKILKIGDAANLTDPLTGEGIANAILSGLHVTQAINMSSSPEKTAENWQRLYETCFEEDIRAALRIKSLRKYSFMNNMLVWLMKRNQHFSEQVTYAIVGSVPYNELLPSLKH; this is encoded by the coding sequence ATGTCCAAAATCGCTGTTATTGGGGCAGGCCCAGCAGGATGCTCAGCAGGATACCATCTTGCTAAAAGCGGGCATCAAGTAACCCTCATCGACAAAGAGAGCTTTCCTAGAGACAAAATCTGCGGAGACGGAGTCAGTCTTCAGTCAGTCCAGGCATTGTCCACAATGGGTATCTACCCGCAGGATATCAAACGCAAGGTATCCGAATTTACGCCTATCAATGGGCTTGTGCTTGGAGTTTCCAACGGAAATTACCATATGCAGACCACTGAGCTTGAAGGGTATTGCATCCCCAGATTTGTATTTGACAATCTACTCTATGAACGAGCTATAAACGCAGGGTGTGTGCCAAGTACCCAAAGGATTTCCAACATCGACCGCCACCATCAGGAGCTGCACAACGATTTTGATTTCATCATAGATGCACGCGGAGTCTATGCAGGCGACGCAAATGCGATCGCTATCAGAGCTTACTGGATAGTCAAGTCAGAAGACTTCCCTCAAGCCTACCTTTCACTGGCTCAAATTTACTTTGACAAGTCTCTTGGAGTTAACGGATACGGTTGGATATTTCCAGTGGATATAAAAGCTGGATTGGTGAAACTCAATGTTGGAGTGGGTATATGGATAGATGAATACAAGAAAATGAACAAAAACATTATTCGGATTTTTGACGAATTCGTTCAGCGTAACGAGCAAATGAAGGAACTGTTAAGCAAAATTGTTAGTAAGCAAAAACCTAAAGCGTATCCTCTAGCAACTGCTCTCAAAGGGAACAGAGTTAGCGATGGAAAAATCCTGAAAATTGGCGACGCTGCCAATCTGACAGACCCTCTGACTGGGGAGGGAATTGCCAATGCCATTCTCAGTGGTTTACATGTTACGCAAGCTATCAATATGAGTAGCAGTCCAGAAAAGACAGCCGAGAATTGGCAACGTCTTTACGAAACCTGTTTTGAGGAGGATATCCGCGCTGCCTTGCGGATAAAGTCTTTGAGGAAATACTCCTTTATGAACAATATGCTGGTCTGGCTGATGAAAAGGAATCAGCATTTTTCTGAGCAAGTGACTTATGCAATTGTCGGCTCAGTGCCGTATAACGAGCTACTGCCTTCACTTAAGCATTGA
- a CDS encoding tetraprenyl-beta-curcumene synthase family protein: MTELITIPTRPWTLMSGIYRNVLPAVHRYLGEWKERANQIPNPELRKQALMSIETKTFHCAGGAIYGLLAKNHSDETIRFIVAYQTISDYLDNLCDRSTSLDPKDFRALHESIFHALTPGAECTNYYRFRKEQEDGGYLRQLVETCQTVLEQLPAYPKISSALHELASYYCDLQVHKHVQVEERIPRLKAWFKSHQENLPEMSWYEFSACAGSTLGIFCLIAYASHEDCSEELIQKVKNGYFPWIQGLHILLDYLIDQEEDSLGGDLNFCSYYKNKDEMTERFTHFVNKAKESVAQLPNTNFHQMINHALLGIYLADEKVGRQKEVQGIARQLISLGGGSTFFFFLNRLVMARLRYC, from the coding sequence ATGACTGAGTTGATAACAATTCCGACTCGCCCCTGGACGTTGATGTCAGGAATTTACCGCAATGTACTTCCAGCCGTTCATCGCTATTTAGGGGAATGGAAAGAACGAGCCAATCAAATTCCCAATCCAGAACTTCGCAAACAAGCATTAATGAGTATCGAAACAAAAACGTTTCACTGTGCAGGAGGTGCCATCTATGGATTGTTAGCTAAAAACCACAGCGATGAAACAATTCGTTTTATTGTTGCTTATCAAACAATTAGCGATTATTTAGATAATTTGTGTGACCGAAGTACCTCACTCGATCCTAAGGATTTTCGCGCTCTTCATGAATCCATCTTTCATGCCTTAACTCCAGGAGCAGAATGCACAAATTATTATCGCTTTCGTAAGGAGCAGGAGGATGGAGGCTATTTAAGACAACTGGTTGAAACTTGTCAAACTGTGTTGGAGCAGCTTCCAGCTTATCCAAAAATATCTTCAGCTCTTCATGAATTAGCCAGTTATTATTGCGATTTACAAGTCCATAAGCATGTACAAGTTGAAGAGCGCATTCCACGTCTAAAAGCTTGGTTTAAATCGCATCAGGAAAACCTTCCTGAGATGAGCTGGTATGAATTTTCGGCCTGTGCTGGCTCAACCCTTGGAATTTTTTGTCTTATCGCCTATGCTTCCCATGAAGATTGTTCAGAAGAATTAATTCAGAAAGTAAAAAATGGTTATTTTCCCTGGATACAAGGACTACATATTTTACTAGATTACCTTATAGATCAAGAGGAAGATAGCCTCGGCGGCGATCTAAATTTTTGTTCTTACTATAAGAACAAAGATGAAATGACGGAGCGGTTTACACACTTTGTTAATAAGGCTAAGGAAAGTGTTGCTCAATTACCCAATACAAATTTTCATCAGATGATTAATCATGCCTTGTTGGGCATTTATCTAGCAGATGAGAAAGTGGGAAGACAAAAGGAAGTTCAAGGAATCGCGAGACAACTCATCAGTCTGGGTGGTGGCTCGACGTTCTTTTTCTTTTTAAATCGTCTGGTGATGGCTCGTCTTCGCTACTGCTAA
- a CDS encoding response regulator — MTSNALRILLVEDDELFRLGLSMRLQQEPGFEVVAEVEDGETAIELALQQPLDIVLLDVGLPGIGGIETCEQLKQQRPELPILALTSRFQKPLIAKLIEIGVKGYCLKGIRAELLILAIRSVAAGASWWDEAATIEIQSTFMHAQPTSTPSEAEKLPENPLTRREQEILAMIAAGRSNQEIADLLYIAPGTVRVHVHSILKKLEVRDRTQAAVLAIQKQLISPDLLTD, encoded by the coding sequence ATGACCTCAAATGCACTACGGATTTTGCTTGTTGAAGATGACGAACTGTTTCGCCTCGGTTTGTCTATGCGGTTGCAACAGGAACCTGGATTTGAAGTCGTCGCTGAGGTTGAAGACGGTGAGACAGCTATAGAATTAGCTCTTCAACAGCCACTCGATATTGTGCTACTTGATGTAGGATTGCCGGGAATTGGTGGTATTGAGACTTGTGAACAACTTAAGCAGCAACGCCCAGAGCTACCTATCCTAGCTTTAACATCTCGTTTCCAAAAACCTCTGATTGCTAAGTTAATTGAAATCGGTGTCAAAGGCTACTGCCTCAAGGGTATTAGGGCAGAACTTCTAATCTTAGCGATCCGTTCTGTAGCAGCGGGAGCTTCCTGGTGGGACGAAGCAGCAACCATAGAGATTCAATCTACTTTTATGCACGCACAACCTACTTCTACGCCATCAGAGGCTGAAAAATTACCTGAAAATCCGCTCACAAGGCGGGAACAGGAAATTTTGGCAATGATTGCAGCCGGACGGAGCAATCAGGAAATTGCAGACCTTCTCTATATTGCCCCTGGTACTGTCAGAGTTCACGTCCATTCCATCTTGAAGAAGCTGGAGGTACGCGATCGCACTCAAGCAGCTGTCTTAGCCATCCAAAAACAACTCATTTCTCCCGACTTGTTAACAGATTAA
- a CDS encoding ATP-binding protein encodes MLQRLRAIFKMPRLQEQHLTRVWLIVGLFAIIVVLDFFTPPPYALGFLYTGPILLASSRLSRSATVQATVMGTGLTLLNLFIPKAEWMNSSSLMNRLLMALALIVTGWLSDRNLRHEEAIARHKAQLQAQEQLASAREDFVSTLTHDLKTPLLGAIETLNSLQQEKYGAVTVAQQKVFSAIARSHENSLELIETLLDVYRNDTEGVRLKLAPVDLVAIAEEAIVTVSELAAKRRVEINLTFGESNARPLWVNGDALQLQRVFSNLLTNAINNCTRGGKVEILLESDFNYQVVKILDNGRGITPDELPRLFERFYQGHSDRQSMGSGLGLYLTRQLIEAHGGTVWGKNRFSSEATSRSQRGASFGFRLPVHQRSKQLSSHLDEIS; translated from the coding sequence ATGTTACAGCGATTAAGAGCAATTTTTAAAATGCCTAGGCTTCAGGAGCAGCACCTCACGAGGGTCTGGCTGATTGTTGGGTTATTCGCAATTATTGTCGTCTTAGATTTTTTTACTCCACCCCCTTATGCCTTGGGTTTCCTCTATACCGGACCGATTTTGTTGGCTTCTTCACGCCTGAGTCGCTCGGCAACAGTTCAAGCTACGGTGATGGGAACAGGGTTAACCCTTTTGAATCTGTTCATCCCTAAAGCAGAATGGATGAACTCCTCAAGCCTGATGAACCGCTTGCTGATGGCGCTGGCACTTATAGTCACAGGTTGGTTGAGCGATCGCAATTTGCGTCATGAGGAAGCGATCGCGCGACACAAAGCGCAGCTACAGGCACAAGAGCAGTTAGCTAGTGCGCGGGAGGATTTCGTGTCAACGTTAACCCACGACCTGAAAACACCGCTCCTGGGAGCAATTGAGACATTGAACTCGTTGCAGCAAGAAAAGTATGGTGCAGTAACAGTCGCACAGCAAAAAGTGTTCTCAGCGATCGCTCGGAGCCATGAAAACTCACTTGAGCTAATAGAGACGCTGTTGGATGTTTATCGCAACGATACAGAGGGAGTCAGATTAAAACTGGCACCTGTTGATCTAGTTGCTATAGCTGAGGAAGCGATCGTCACCGTATCAGAGTTAGCCGCAAAGCGCCGAGTGGAAATTAACCTCACTTTTGGAGAATCCAACGCTCGCCCTCTCTGGGTAAATGGGGATGCACTACAACTACAGCGAGTCTTTAGCAACTTGTTGACGAATGCAATTAACAATTGCACTCGTGGTGGTAAAGTGGAAATTCTTTTAGAATCTGACTTTAACTATCAGGTGGTGAAGATTCTTGATAATGGGCGGGGAATAACACCGGATGAACTCCCGCGCTTGTTTGAGCGCTTTTACCAGGGACATAGCGATCGCCAATCTATGGGGTCTGGGCTGGGGTTATACTTAACTCGACAGCTTATCGAAGCCCACGGCGGTACAGTCTGGGGCAAAAATCGTTTCTCCTCAGAGGCTACTTCGCGATCGCAACGCGGTGCTTCGTTTGGATTCAGATTACCTGTGCATCAACGCTCAAAACAATTGTCATCACACTTGGATGAGATTAGTTAA